In a single window of the Novosphingobium sp. IK01 genome:
- a CDS encoding c-type cytochrome codes for MKTLSPGVLAAGLIGLTGIILVSIGAPSSRKAPVPISETSEPAPPASVSARGFSLASTSVDLPVDDATYPDGPHADVINANCTSCHSASMALTQPALSADQWKATVTKMREVYKAPVAEKDVDAIVAYLTAMPSQKG; via the coding sequence ATGAAGACCCTCTCCCCCGGCGTGCTGGCCGCTGGCCTGATCGGCCTGACCGGCATCATCCTCGTCTCGATCGGCGCGCCGAGCAGCCGCAAGGCGCCCGTTCCGATATCCGAGACGTCCGAGCCGGCGCCGCCCGCCAGCGTGTCGGCGCGCGGCTTTTCGCTTGCCTCAACTAGCGTTGACCTGCCGGTCGACGACGCGACCTATCCCGACGGCCCGCACGCCGACGTTATCAACGCCAACTGCACCTCGTGCCACTCGGCCAGCATGGCGCTGACCCAGCCTGCGCTATCGGCGGACCAGTGGAAGGCGACCGTCACCAAGATGCGTGAGGTGTACAAGGCGCCGGTGGCCGAGAAGGACGTTGATGCGATCGTTGCTTATCTCACCGCTATGCCGAGCCAGAAGGGGTGA
- a CDS encoding molybdopterin-dependent oxidoreductase, whose protein sequence is MDNFDAGLASETSRRRFLSHAALGTAGLAAAPALAQQLVDLKLPGGNAERPMTSAFPGKGSMILQRVHPPLLETPMDVFDKSVFTPNDQFFVRWHWADIPTSIDVETFRLNVFGHVNRPLSISLAQLLRLPRVEMAAVNQCSGNSRGLFQPRVAGAQWGNGAMGNAKWLGVRLRDVLDLAGVKAGAVQVRFGALDQPVVAGAPDFEKALDIDHARDGEVMIAFGMNGEQLPLLNGFPCRLIVPGWYSTYWVKMLNAIEVLPGPDDQYWMAKAYRIPATPGANVAPGAKDFPTVPINRMIPRSWMTSLPDGQAIAYEASIPVGGIAMGGDCGVAKVDVSSDGGRTWYRTTLGADEGRYSFRRWDGRVPLRRGPNPIMVRCWNTNGVAQPMKPIWNPGGFMRGNIETTTIIAA, encoded by the coding sequence ATGGACAATTTCGACGCCGGGCTGGCGAGTGAGACCAGCCGTCGCCGCTTCCTCAGCCATGCCGCGCTCGGCACCGCCGGCCTTGCCGCCGCGCCGGCACTGGCGCAGCAGCTCGTCGACCTGAAGCTGCCCGGCGGCAATGCCGAGCGGCCGATGACCAGCGCCTTTCCCGGCAAGGGCAGCATGATCCTCCAGCGCGTCCATCCACCCTTGCTGGAAACGCCGATGGACGTGTTCGACAAGTCGGTGTTCACGCCCAACGACCAGTTCTTCGTCCGCTGGCACTGGGCCGACATCCCGACCTCGATCGATGTCGAGACTTTCCGCCTCAACGTCTTCGGCCACGTCAACCGGCCGCTGTCGATCAGCCTCGCTCAGCTGCTGCGCCTTCCACGGGTCGAAATGGCGGCGGTCAATCAGTGCTCGGGCAACAGTCGCGGGCTATTCCAGCCGCGGGTCGCCGGTGCCCAATGGGGCAACGGCGCGATGGGCAACGCCAAATGGCTCGGTGTGCGGCTACGCGACGTGCTCGACCTCGCGGGGGTCAAGGCAGGCGCGGTACAGGTGCGCTTCGGCGCGCTCGATCAGCCGGTCGTGGCGGGCGCCCCTGACTTCGAGAAGGCACTCGACATCGACCATGCCCGCGACGGCGAGGTGATGATCGCCTTCGGCATGAACGGCGAGCAACTGCCGCTCCTCAACGGCTTTCCCTGCCGGCTGATCGTGCCGGGCTGGTATTCGACCTACTGGGTCAAGATGCTGAACGCGATCGAGGTACTGCCCGGCCCTGACGACCAGTATTGGATGGCCAAGGCCTACAGGATCCCCGCGACACCCGGCGCGAATGTCGCGCCCGGTGCCAAGGACTTCCCGACTGTCCCCATCAACCGGATGATCCCGCGCAGCTGGATGACGAGCCTGCCCGATGGTCAGGCCATCGCCTATGAAGCGTCGATCCCGGTCGGCGGGATCGCGATGGGCGGCGATTGCGGCGTCGCCAAGGTCGATGTGTCGTCGGACGGTGGCCGCACCTGGTACAGGACGACGCTCGGCGCGGACGAGGGCAGGTACAGCTTCCGGCGCTGGGATGGTCGCGTGCCGCTGCGACGCGGGCCCAACCCCATCATGGTGCGCTGCTGGAATACCAACGGCGTCGCCCAGCCGATGAAGCCGATCTGGAACCCGGGCGGGTTCATGCGCGGCAACATTGAGACCACCACCATCATCGCGGCTTGA
- a CDS encoding TDT family transporter encodes MTADTHSVLSGLKPLSRLDHPREMIRQFTPNWFAATMGTGILALALPQVPGIGPSLKPFGEVLWFFNIALFALFAGLYGARWVMFGHEARRIFGHNTVSMFIGTIPMGLATIINGCLAFGIARFGNGIVPVAQVLWWIDVAMSLACGVLIPYLMFTRHEHSLDGMTAVWLLPVVAAEVAGASGGLLAPHLADPHAQLVTLATSYVLWAYSVPVAFGILAILILRMALHKLPHESMAASSWLALGPIGTGALGMLVLGADAPAILAAHGLADVGSVAQGIGVVAGLCLWGFGLWWLALATLITIRYWRAGVPFNLGWWGYTFPLGVYTVATFRLGTTLNLGFFGIAGTVLTVALAAMWLLVGAKTLAGAWRGNLFVSPCIATPN; translated from the coding sequence ATGACTGCCGACACGCACTCCGTTCTGAGCGGCCTCAAGCCGCTCAGCCGGCTCGATCACCCCCGCGAGATGATCCGCCAGTTCACGCCCAACTGGTTCGCCGCGACGATGGGCACGGGCATCCTCGCGCTCGCACTGCCGCAGGTACCCGGCATTGGACCCTCGCTGAAGCCATTCGGCGAGGTGTTGTGGTTCTTCAACATCGCACTCTTCGCGCTGTTCGCCGGCCTCTATGGCGCGCGCTGGGTGATGTTCGGGCATGAGGCGCGGCGCATCTTCGGGCACAACACCGTGTCAATGTTCATCGGGACCATCCCGATGGGGCTGGCGACAATCATCAACGGCTGCCTCGCCTTCGGCATCGCGCGGTTCGGGAATGGCATCGTACCGGTCGCGCAGGTCTTGTGGTGGATCGACGTCGCCATGTCGCTCGCCTGCGGCGTGCTGATCCCGTACCTGATGTTCACCCGCCACGAGCATAGCCTGGACGGCATGACCGCGGTATGGCTGCTGCCGGTCGTCGCTGCCGAAGTGGCGGGTGCCAGCGGCGGGCTGCTCGCGCCGCATCTGGCCGATCCCCACGCGCAGCTAGTCACGCTTGCGACCTCCTATGTGCTGTGGGCCTATTCGGTGCCGGTCGCGTTTGGCATCCTCGCCATCCTCATCCTGCGCATGGCACTCCATAAGTTGCCGCATGAAAGCATGGCAGCATCCTCCTGGCTGGCGCTGGGGCCGATCGGCACGGGTGCTCTGGGCATGCTGGTGCTCGGGGCAGATGCGCCGGCGATCCTCGCGGCGCACGGGTTGGCCGATGTCGGTAGCGTCGCTCAAGGGATCGGCGTTGTCGCCGGACTCTGCCTGTGGGGTTTCGGCCTGTGGTGGCTGGCGCTCGCGACGCTTATCACCATCCGCTACTGGCGCGCTGGTGTGCCGTTCAACCTGGGCTGGTGGGGCTATACCTTTCCGCTCGGCGTCTACACCGTCGCCACCTTCCGCCTCGGCACGACGCTGAACCTCGGCTTCTTCGGCATAGCTGGCACGGTGCTGACAGTCGCGCTTGCGGCGATGTGGCTGCTCGTCGGCGCCAAGACGCTGGCCGGCGCATGGCGCGGCAACCTGTTCGTCTCACCCTGCATCGCCACCCCGAACTGA
- a CDS encoding LysR family transcriptional regulator — MTLEQLRIFVGVAEREHVTKAAEVLNVTQSAASGAIAALEARYGVPLFHRVGRGIQLTEAGRGFLEEARAVLGRAAHAETMLADYAGLARGSLRIVASQTIASYWLPAKLAAFHERHPQIAVELAIDNTEGAAAQVLSGAAELGFVEGEVDEPALAHWTVGRDPMVLVGREDAERVDEAWLRTERWIVRELGSGTRSTFEDVLRTRGFDPAQLTIAMTLPSNEAVRTAVEAGAGVAVLSRLVVARALKAGDLVELPLGLPDRAFHALRHKERYRTRAADALTDLIKEQVA, encoded by the coding sequence ATGACCCTGGAGCAGCTCAGAATATTCGTCGGTGTCGCGGAGCGCGAACACGTCACCAAGGCAGCGGAGGTGCTGAACGTCACGCAGTCTGCTGCCTCCGGCGCGATTGCTGCCCTCGAAGCGCGCTACGGGGTTCCTCTGTTTCACCGCGTCGGGCGTGGCATCCAGCTGACCGAAGCAGGCCGCGGCTTTCTGGAGGAAGCGCGCGCGGTGCTGGGGCGGGCAGCGCATGCCGAGACGATGCTGGCGGACTATGCCGGGCTTGCCCGTGGTTCATTGCGGATCGTCGCCAGCCAGACGATCGCGAGCTACTGGTTGCCGGCAAAGCTCGCCGCCTTCCACGAACGCCACCCGCAGATCGCGGTTGAGCTCGCGATCGACAACACCGAAGGTGCGGCAGCGCAGGTCCTGAGCGGCGCGGCGGAACTCGGCTTTGTCGAGGGCGAGGTGGACGAACCGGCACTCGCCCACTGGACTGTCGGGCGTGATCCGATGGTGCTGGTCGGCCGCGAGGACGCCGAACGTGTCGACGAGGCCTGGCTGCGCACTGAACGCTGGATCGTCCGTGAGCTGGGATCCGGTACGCGCTCGACCTTCGAGGACGTGCTGCGAACGCGCGGGTTTGATCCGGCCCAGCTGACGATAGCGATGACGCTGCCGTCCAACGAGGCGGTGCGTACCGCGGTCGAGGCCGGTGCCGGCGTTGCCGTCTTGTCGCGATTGGTCGTAGCTCGTGCGCTCAAGGCCGGTGACCTTGTCGAGCTGCCGCTCGGGCTGCCCGACCGCGCCTTTCACGCGCTGCGCCACAAGGAACGCTATCGCACCCGCGCGGCCGACGCGCTGACGGACCTCATCAAGGAGCAGGTCGCATGA
- a CDS encoding IS256 family transposase, giving the protein MSRRKEPAIPNELLDQLLAGGAASAAFEQGGLLDSLKKALTERALNAEMDHHLAGEDGAGNMRNGYGRKTVMTDTGKLAIDVPRDRQSSFDPQLIAKYQRRFPGFDDKIVSMYARGMSTREITRHLHDLYGIDVSPDLISTVTDAVLDEVATWQQRPLDPVYPLVFFDAIRVKIRDEGMVRNKAIHIALGVRADGAKEVLGLWLEQNEGAKFWLRVMNELRNRGVEDILLAVVDGLKGFPDAIVQTCIVHLLRNSMDFVSWKDRKNLASALKEIYRATDADAAEKALTAFEAGPWGQRYPAIGQSWRRAWGEVIPFFAFPDEVRRIIYTTNAIEALNSKLRRAVRARGHFPSDEAATKLLYLILNRSEKEWKMPPREWTMAKAQFAVIFGERFIRAMAA; this is encoded by the coding sequence ATGTCACGACGCAAAGAACCTGCCATACCGAATGAGCTTCTCGATCAGCTTTTGGCGGGCGGCGCTGCCAGTGCCGCCTTCGAGCAGGGCGGTCTGCTCGATTCGCTGAAGAAGGCGCTGACAGAGCGTGCCCTGAATGCGGAGATGGATCACCACCTCGCTGGCGAAGACGGCGCCGGCAACATGCGCAACGGCTACGGTCGGAAGACGGTAATGACCGACACCGGCAAGTTGGCGATCGACGTGCCGCGCGATCGCCAGTCGAGCTTCGACCCGCAGTTGATCGCCAAGTATCAACGCCGCTTTCCCGGCTTCGACGACAAGATCGTGTCGATGTACGCGCGCGGCATGAGCACCCGCGAGATCACCAGGCACCTGCACGATCTATACGGCATCGACGTCTCACCCGATTTGATTAGCACGGTGACCGACGCCGTGCTCGATGAGGTCGCCACTTGGCAGCAGCGGCCGCTCGATCCGGTTTACCCGCTGGTCTTCTTCGACGCGATCCGGGTCAAGATCCGCGACGAGGGCATGGTGCGCAACAAGGCGATCCACATTGCGCTGGGCGTCCGCGCCGACGGCGCAAAGGAGGTGCTCGGCTTGTGGCTCGAGCAGAATGAGGGTGCCAAGTTCTGGCTTCGGGTGATGAACGAGCTTCGCAACCGTGGCGTTGAAGACATCCTGCTGGCCGTCGTTGACGGCCTGAAGGGCTTTCCCGATGCGATCGTCCAGACCTGCATCGTTCACCTGCTGCGCAACTCGATGGACTTCGTCTCCTGGAAGGACCGAAAGAACCTCGCCAGCGCGCTCAAGGAGATTTACCGTGCCACCGACGCAGATGCCGCCGAAAAGGCGCTGACAGCATTTGAGGCTGGCCCTTGGGGGCAGCGCTATCCCGCCATCGGCCAGAGCTGGCGGCGCGCCTGGGGCGAGGTGATCCCGTTTTTTGCGTTCCCCGACGAGGTCCGCCGGATCATCTACACTACGAACGCCATCGAAGCTTTGAACTCGAAGCTCAGGCGGGCTGTCAGGGCCAGGGGACACTTCCCCAGCGACGAGGCCGCCACCAAGCTGCTCTACCTGATCTTGAATCGGTCGGAGAAAGAGTGGAAGATGCCACCACGTGAGTGGACCATGGCGAAGGCGCAATTTGCCGTGATCTTCGGCGAACGTTTCATCAGAGCCATGGCGGCCTGA
- a CDS encoding PLP-dependent aminotransferase family protein, translating into MRAALTQNSRIYADYLNATPRRCLKFQHDVLPAHDAPDSQIECILTAFPLYAKSRSHGGDMTDRWTPDLTRFGKPHYKAIADAIAHDMREGRLRVSDRLPPQRDLAERLGINFTTVARGYVEAQKRGLIESRTGQGTFVAGQPRRSHPAMRPSVADLTMNLPPEPEDRALADRMQAGLVRIARDLPTLLRYQGFGGTYVQREAAAHLLAWRGLIATQERLAICPGTHLAFQAILQSLLQPGEMLMCEALTYPGIKAVAGRLGLRLIGLPIDDEGIEPDALDAACRDHGARVLYMNPTLLNPTTSTCSQPRREALIEVARRHGVTIIEDDAYGLLPRNPPPAFATLAPEITWYVGSLSKCIGAGLRIAYVVAPDQRSLWPVSAILRTASVMASPLATALSTQWIEDGTARQVIHAVRRECAARQNLAAETLPSCSYMTNPEGFHLWMALPEPWQRSAFAARLRASDLSVVVSDAFCVGQAPVEAVRISLGGVLSRAELRIALDFVRHVLETETERGAEFA; encoded by the coding sequence ATGCGCGCGGCATTGACGCAAAATTCTCGAATTTATGCTGATTATCTGAATGCTACTCCAAGGCGTTGCCTGAAATTTCAGCATGACGTCCTTCCGGCGCATGATGCGCCTGATTCGCAAATTGAATGCATTTTGACTGCATTTCCACTCTATGCTAAGTCCCGCTCCCACGGAGGTGACATGACGGACAGGTGGACGCCCGATCTCACACGCTTTGGCAAGCCGCATTACAAGGCGATTGCCGATGCCATTGCGCACGACATGCGGGAAGGGCGCCTGCGCGTGTCAGACCGCCTGCCGCCCCAGCGCGATCTGGCCGAAAGGCTGGGGATCAATTTCACCACTGTCGCGCGCGGCTATGTCGAAGCGCAGAAGCGCGGCCTGATCGAGTCGCGCACCGGGCAAGGCACCTTTGTGGCCGGGCAGCCACGCAGATCGCACCCGGCCATGCGCCCTTCGGTGGCCGATCTGACGATGAACCTCCCGCCGGAACCGGAGGACCGTGCATTGGCGGACCGGATGCAGGCCGGGCTGGTCAGGATTGCGCGCGACCTGCCTACTTTGCTGCGATATCAGGGCTTTGGCGGAACCTATGTCCAGCGCGAGGCGGCAGCGCATCTTCTGGCATGGCGCGGGTTGATCGCCACGCAGGAGCGTTTGGCGATTTGCCCCGGCACACATCTGGCCTTTCAGGCGATCCTGCAATCCCTGCTGCAACCGGGCGAGATGCTGATGTGCGAGGCTTTGACCTATCCGGGCATCAAGGCCGTGGCGGGGCGTCTGGGTCTGCGCCTGATCGGCCTGCCCATAGACGACGAGGGGATCGAGCCTGACGCGCTCGATGCGGCGTGCCGCGATCACGGCGCGCGGGTGCTCTACATGAACCCCACGCTGCTTAATCCCACGACTTCAACCTGCTCACAGCCCCGGCGTGAAGCCTTGATCGAGGTGGCCCGGCGCCATGGCGTGACGATCATCGAGGATGATGCCTATGGCCTGCTGCCGCGCAATCCTCCCCCCGCTTTTGCCACGCTGGCGCCCGAGATCACGTGGTATGTGGGCAGCCTGTCGAAATGCATCGGGGCCGGTTTGCGCATCGCCTATGTCGTCGCGCCGGATCAACGGTCCCTGTGGCCGGTCAGCGCCATCTTGCGCACGGCGTCGGTGATGGCCTCGCCGTTGGCCACAGCGCTCTCCACGCAATGGATCGAGGATGGCACCGCCCGCCAGGTGATCCATGCCGTGCGCAGGGAGTGCGCTGCCCGTCAAAATCTTGCCGCAGAAACCTTGCCGTCGTGCTCCTACATGACCAACCCCGAAGGGTTCCACTTGTGGATGGCCTTGCCCGAGCCCTGGCAGCGGTCTGCCTTTGCTGCACGGCTGCGTGCATCGGACCTCAGTGTGGTTGTCAGTGATGCGTTCTGTGTGGGGCAAGCCCCGGTAGAAGCCGTGCGGATTTCCCTGGGAGGGGTGCTGAGCCGGGCCGAATTGCGCATCGCTCTGGATTTTGTGCGTCATGTCCTGGAGACCGAGACCGAACGCGGCGCCGAATTTGCCTGA
- a CDS encoding MSMEG_0572/Sll0783 family nitrogen starvation response protein → MPTVTATPNQKGDFLVDYEEKLFEDVKAEPGEKALVTFHTVAFEGSVGLVNLLQATRLLRKGFETSVLLYGPGVTLGLQRGFPKLGDEAFPGHLAMNNQIEKFMKEGGKVYACRFGLQALYGHGEGALIPGIRPIAPQDVLDLILLHRRDNAFILDTWTL, encoded by the coding sequence ATGCCCACCGTCACTGCCACCCCCAACCAGAAGGGCGATTTCCTTGTCGATTACGAGGAAAAGCTGTTTGAGGACGTCAAGGCCGAACCCGGCGAAAAGGCGCTGGTCACGTTCCACACCGTCGCGTTTGAAGGGTCGGTCGGCCTCGTCAACCTGCTTCAGGCCACCCGCCTTCTGCGCAAGGGATTTGAGACGAGCGTGCTGCTCTATGGTCCCGGCGTCACGCTGGGCCTGCAACGCGGCTTCCCCAAGCTGGGCGACGAGGCCTTTCCCGGCCATCTGGCGATGAACAACCAGATCGAGAAGTTCATGAAGGAAGGGGGCAAGGTCTATGCCTGCCGCTTTGGCCTCCAGGCGCTGTATGGCCATGGCGAAGGCGCGCTGATCCCCGGCATTCGCCCCATCGCGCCGCAGGATGTGCTGGACCTGATCCTGCTTCACCGCCGCGACAACGCGTTCATCCTCGACACCTGGACGTTGTAA
- a CDS encoding Nit6803 family nitrilase, with protein sequence MDESGYDKRVIRAAAVQIAPVLDRAGGTLERVLNAIAEGADKGVGFMVFPETFLPYYPYFSFIDPPYRMGARHLALYDQAVTVPGPVTQALSAAARRHAMVLVVGVNERDGGSLYNTQLVFDADGTLALKRRKITPTYHERMIWGQGDGSGLHAVDTAVGRVGALACWEHYNPLARYALMADGEQIHASQFPGALVGPVFHDQIEAAIRHHAAESACFVVNATGWLTDEQRAAIDPGGTHHRVLAGGCHTAIISPEGQHVVPPMTQGEGLLIADCDLSLVMKRKRMMDSVGHYARPELLRLYLDNRPAPALHRAAAPTLAETPDGPDEHRLDDRPVAVLRHPAE encoded by the coding sequence ATGGACGAGAGCGGCTACGACAAGCGGGTGATCCGTGCGGCGGCGGTGCAAATCGCCCCCGTGCTGGATCGCGCCGGCGGCACGTTGGAACGCGTGCTGAATGCCATCGCCGAAGGGGCGGACAAGGGCGTGGGCTTCATGGTCTTTCCCGAGACCTTCCTGCCCTACTACCCTTATTTCTCGTTCATCGATCCGCCCTATCGCATGGGCGCCAGGCATCTGGCGCTGTATGATCAGGCCGTCACCGTTCCCGGCCCGGTCACGCAGGCGCTGTCCGCCGCCGCGCGCCGCCATGCGATGGTGCTGGTGGTGGGCGTGAATGAACGCGACGGCGGCTCGCTTTACAACACGCAACTGGTGTTCGATGCCGATGGCACGCTGGCGCTCAAGCGCCGCAAGATCACCCCCACCTATCACGAACGCATGATCTGGGGCCAGGGCGACGGGTCGGGCCTGCATGCGGTGGATACCGCCGTGGGGCGGGTCGGCGCGCTGGCCTGCTGGGAGCATTACAACCCCCTCGCCCGCTATGCGCTGATGGCCGATGGCGAACAGATCCATGCCAGCCAGTTCCCCGGCGCGCTGGTCGGCCCCGTTTTCCATGACCAGATCGAGGCCGCCATCCGCCACCACGCCGCCGAAAGCGCCTGCTTCGTGGTCAACGCCACGGGCTGGCTGACGGATGAGCAGCGCGCCGCCATCGACCCGGGCGGCACCCACCACCGCGTGCTGGCGGGCGGTTGCCACACCGCCATCATCTCGCCCGAAGGCCAGCATGTGGTTCCGCCGATGACGCAGGGTGAAGGGCTGCTGATCGCCGATTGCGACCTGTCACTGGTGATGAAGCGCAAGCGGATGATGGACAGCGTGGGCCACTATGCCCGCCCCGAACTGCTGCGCCTCTACCTCGACAACCGCCCCGCCCCCGCGCTGCACCGCGCCGCCGCCCCCACCCTTGCGGAGACCCCTGATGGACCCGATGAACACCGCCTCGATGATCGCCCGGTTGCAGTCCTCCGGCATCCGGCTGAATGA
- a CDS encoding MSMEG_0568 family radical SAM protein, producing MDPMNTASMIARLQSSGIRLNDPRAGAASRRGGAGPSDHKAVTIDGVTVMVPVHTAGAFDSPFEAGVPDADGQATLSCDGKALGVIRFPSQPRFYGLKTAEGVPYSQIATLHGRDVLATTVLQTCIRYQSRTRTCQFCAIGQSLAAGRTIARKTPAQLAEVAKAAVALDGVKHMVMTTGTPATPDRGASVLVESARAIRAAVNLPLQAQCEPPDHDGWFATMREAGIDTLGMHLEAVTPEVRARIMPGKASVPLSRYMESFRAAVPVFGRGQVSTYILAGLGDSREALLAMAQDLIAIGVYPFIVPFVPITGTPLESHPAPSPEFMASVLGPLADMLAAGGLAAEKVKAGCARCGACSALSTFEKLRQSSGQVASGQMAAGQVA from the coding sequence ATGGACCCGATGAACACCGCCTCGATGATCGCCCGGTTGCAGTCCTCCGGCATCCGGCTGAATGATCCGCGAGCCGGGGCCGCGAGCCGCCGTGGCGGCGCCGGCCCATCGGACCACAAGGCCGTCACCATCGATGGCGTCACCGTCATGGTTCCGGTCCACACCGCAGGCGCGTTTGACAGCCCGTTTGAGGCTGGCGTTCCAGATGCGGACGGCCAGGCCACGCTGAGCTGCGATGGCAAGGCGCTGGGCGTGATCCGCTTCCCGTCCCAGCCCAGGTTCTACGGGCTCAAGACCGCCGAGGGCGTGCCCTATTCGCAGATCGCCACACTGCACGGGCGCGATGTGCTGGCCACGACGGTGCTGCAAACCTGCATCCGCTATCAAAGCCGCACCAGAACCTGCCAGTTTTGCGCCATTGGCCAATCGCTGGCAGCCGGGCGCACCATTGCCCGCAAAACGCCTGCGCAACTGGCCGAGGTAGCCAAGGCCGCCGTCGCGCTGGACGGTGTGAAGCATATGGTGATGACCACCGGCACTCCCGCCACGCCCGATCGCGGCGCCAGCGTGCTGGTGGAAAGCGCCCGCGCCATCCGGGCTGCCGTGAACCTGCCGCTGCAGGCGCAATGTGAACCGCCCGATCACGATGGCTGGTTCGCCACCATGCGCGAGGCCGGGATCGACACGCTGGGCATGCATCTGGAAGCCGTGACGCCCGAAGTACGCGCCCGTATCATGCCCGGCAAGGCCAGCGTGCCGCTCTCGCGCTACATGGAGTCCTTCCGCGCCGCCGTTCCCGTGTTTGGCCGGGGGCAGGTGTCGACCTATATCCTCGCCGGACTGGGCGACAGCCGCGAGGCTTTGCTGGCGATGGCGCAGGATTTGATCGCCATCGGCGTCTATCCCTTCATCGTGCCCTTCGTGCCCATCACCGGCACCCCGCTGGAAAGCCACCCTGCCCCCTCGCCTGAGTTCATGGCATCGGTACTGGGCCCGCTGGCGGATATGCTGGCCGCAGGTGGTCTGGCGGCGGAAAAGGTGAAGGCCGGCTGTGCGCGGTGCGGCGCGTGCTCGGCGCTTTCCACCTTTGAGAAGCTGCGACAGTCATCAGGACAGGTGGCCTCAGGACAGATGGCCGCAGGACAGGTGGCATGA
- a CDS encoding MSMEG_0567/Sll0786 family nitrogen starvation N-acetyltransferase, whose protein sequence is MMDLAAPPPYRSPDYIVRHATQDWERAGAAALRHAVFCGEQGLFAHHDRDTIDAAATPIVALSMIAGQPDEVIGTVRIHSPEPGLWWGSRLAVAATHRNVGTIGPALIRVAVSTAHAMGCTRFLAHVQARNELLFRRMKWQRLNMIDLHGSAHVLMQADLAHYPPMADGITGLRTGTRRAA, encoded by the coding sequence ATGATGGATCTGGCCGCTCCTCCCCCCTATCGTTCGCCCGATTACATCGTGCGCCATGCCACGCAGGATTGGGAAAGGGCCGGTGCCGCCGCGCTTCGCCATGCGGTGTTCTGCGGCGAACAAGGCCTGTTTGCCCACCATGACCGCGACACCATCGATGCGGCAGCCACGCCCATCGTCGCCCTTTCGATGATCGCGGGCCAGCCTGACGAGGTGATCGGCACCGTGCGCATCCACAGCCCCGAGCCGGGCCTGTGGTGGGGATCGCGCCTCGCCGTTGCGGCAACCCACCGCAATGTGGGCACCATCGGCCCGGCGCTGATCCGTGTGGCGGTCAGCACGGCGCATGCCATGGGCTGCACGCGGTTCCTCGCCCATGTGCAGGCGCGCAACGAATTGCTGTTCCGCCGCATGAAGTGGCAACGGCTGAACATGATCGACCTGCATGGCAGCGCCCATGTGCTGATGCAGGCTGACCTTGCGCATTACCCGCCGATGGCCGACGGCATCACGGGCCTGCGTACCGGCACGCGGCGGGCCGCATGA
- a CDS encoding sll0787 family AIR synthase-like protein, with amino-acid sequence MSALATIAARLNQSRGMAHKGDIAPVMRALGLSGNDAIPVGDDTAAIPDGDGHLLFAIEGFVEDFIAADPWFAGYCGVMVNVSDVLAMGGRPLAVVDALWSTDAAKAAPLLAGMREAARRYGVPIVGGHSNLRAKDGQLAVAILGRTEALVTSFDARPGDTLLMAVDLAGRFRDPFPWWDASTGASDDHLRALLPIMPDLAAQGLLSAAKDISMAGPIGTAIMLAEASQVGLEIDLDAAPRPEAATWDRWLPAFPSFGFVMTAAAHHGPAIIARFAQAGVACAAIGCATADRAVRLRMGDDVVPVWRGDQPLIGCHPVLETLHA; translated from the coding sequence ATGAGCGCGCTTGCGACCATTGCCGCCCGTTTGAACCAAAGCCGGGGCATGGCGCACAAGGGCGATATTGCCCCGGTGATGCGCGCTTTGGGCCTGAGCGGCAATGATGCCATCCCGGTGGGCGACGACACGGCCGCCATCCCTGATGGTGATGGCCACCTGCTCTTCGCCATCGAGGGGTTTGTTGAGGACTTCATCGCCGCCGACCCATGGTTCGCAGGCTATTGCGGGGTGATGGTCAACGTCAGCGATGTGCTGGCAATGGGCGGCCGCCCGCTGGCCGTGGTGGACGCGCTGTGGTCCACGGATGCGGCAAAGGCCGCGCCACTGCTGGCCGGCATGCGCGAGGCGGCGCGGCGTTATGGCGTGCCCATCGTGGGGGGACATTCCAACCTGCGGGCCAAAGACGGGCAGTTGGCTGTCGCCATCCTGGGCCGGACCGAAGCGCTGGTCACCAGTTTTGACGCACGGCCTGGTGATACGCTGTTGATGGCCGTGGATCTGGCCGGGCGCTTTCGCGATCCCTTTCCATGGTGGGATGCCAGCACCGGCGCCAGCGATGACCATTTGCGCGCCCTGCTGCCCATCATGCCCGATCTTGCCGCACAGGGCCTGCTCTCCGCCGCCAAGGACATCAGCATGGCCGGGCCCATTGGCACCGCGATCATGCTGGCCGAAGCATCACAAGTGGGGCTGGAAATCGATCTGGACGCCGCGCCGCGCCCGGAAGCGGCGACATGGGACCGCTGGCTACCCGCCTTTCCCAGCTTTGGCTTTGTGATGACCGCTGCGGCCCACCACGGGCCCGCCATCATCGCGCGGTTCGCACAGGCTGGCGTCGCCTGTGCGGCCATCGGCTGCGCCACCGCTGATCGCGCCGTGCGCCTGCGCATGGGCGACGATGTGGTGCCCGTGTGGCGGGGCGATCAACCGCTGATCGGCTGCCATCCTGTTTTGGAGACCCTTCATGCCTGA